A window from Verrucomicrobiota bacterium encodes these proteins:
- a CDS encoding radical SAM protein, with product MKASYPSENTARERWIVARRSQRHAVDPSQPYAFLVEEERAETGEVVGVATIFLTNRECPWKCLMCDLWKYTLTETVPAGAIPAQIDHALETIRKRRAGILPTQRRTSSETMQQGVTIDSAAGSVLDRLEACPTLRQIKLYNSGSFFDPQAIPVEDYPAIAERVRPFERVIVECHPALVNERCLRFRDLIADASQLEVAMGLETANPDTLEKLNKRMTLELFSRAAEFPRKNGIALRVFILVKPPFLDEAEGLYWTERSLDFAFQNGASVASLIPTRPGNGALEALAGQGQFAPPKLSTLEAALAYGIKLKKGRVFADLWNLERFSDCPECFPARAERLRQMNLKQEILPAVVCARCHSRCR from the coding sequence ATGAAGGCTTCCTATCCAAGCGAGAACACGGCGCGAGAGCGTTGGATCGTGGCACGCCGCTCTCAACGCCATGCCGTTGATCCGTCGCAGCCTTACGCGTTTCTCGTGGAGGAAGAGCGCGCCGAGACCGGCGAAGTCGTGGGCGTCGCGACGATCTTTCTGACCAACCGCGAGTGCCCGTGGAAATGCCTGATGTGCGATCTCTGGAAGTACACGCTCACCGAAACCGTGCCCGCCGGTGCAATCCCCGCGCAAATCGATCATGCGCTGGAGACGATTCGGAAACGTAGGGCAGGCATTCTGCCTACCCAAAGACGAACGTCTTCGGAGACCATGCAACAGGGGGTCACGATTGATTCCGCGGCTGGATCAGTTCTGGACAGGCTGGAAGCCTGTCCTACGTTGCGCCAGATCAAGCTCTACAACAGCGGGAGCTTCTTCGATCCGCAGGCGATCCCGGTCGAAGATTACCCGGCCATTGCGGAACGCGTCCGCCCGTTCGAGCGCGTGATCGTGGAATGTCATCCGGCTTTGGTTAACGAGCGCTGTTTGAGGTTCCGGGATTTGATCGCCGATGCCAGCCAACTCGAAGTGGCGATGGGACTGGAAACCGCGAATCCGGACACCCTGGAAAAACTGAACAAGAGGATGACTCTCGAACTGTTTTCCCGCGCCGCCGAATTTCCACGAAAGAACGGAATTGCCCTGCGCGTCTTCATTCTGGTCAAGCCGCCGTTCCTGGACGAGGCCGAGGGACTTTACTGGACCGAACGCTCGCTGGATTTCGCGTTTCAAAACGGCGCGTCCGTCGCTTCGTTGATTCCCACGCGCCCTGGCAACGGGGCGCTGGAAGCACTGGCGGGGCAAGGACAATTCGCGCCGCCGAAATTGTCCACGCTGGAAGCCGCGTTGGCTTACGGCATCAAGCTGAAGAAGGGGCGCGTCTTTGCGGACTTGTGGAATCTGGAACGATTCTCGGATTGTCCCGAATGCTTCCCGGCACGCGCTGAGCGATTGCGGCAGATGAATCTCAAACAAGAGATCTTGCCAGCAGTCGTTTGTGCGCGATGTCACAGCCGATGCCGTTAA